The following proteins come from a genomic window of Irregularibacter muris:
- the thiI gene encoding tRNA uracil 4-sulfurtransferase ThiI, whose product MEKVILVRYGEISLKGLNRSYFMDKLLKNMKASLAKFQRVKFQKIQGRFLLTCANEDVEDIISSLKNVFGVISISPAYRIDNDMDRLKEVALTIMKEKEEEIKTFKVESKRGNKSFPLESPEISRNIGGYILHHTENLKVDVHQPDIKLYIEVRENTYVYNEIIPAAGGLPVGSNGKAALLISGGIDSPVAGYMIAKRGVELIAVHYHSFPFTSERAKEKVIDLARILTQYSGPIKLFIVPFTKIQTEIGQKCKERQTTLIMRRFMMKIAEEIARCEGAQALITGESVGQVASQTLESLNVTNSAVSMPVFRPLIGMDKQEIMDIAHKIDTYNTSILPYEDCCTVFVPKHPETKPKLEKIILSEEILDTDALIEEAIAGVEIINLP is encoded by the coding sequence ATGGAGAAGGTTATACTTGTACGATACGGAGAGATTAGTTTAAAAGGTTTAAATCGTTCCTACTTTATGGACAAACTATTAAAGAATATGAAGGCGTCTTTAGCGAAGTTTCAGAGAGTAAAGTTTCAAAAAATTCAGGGAAGATTTTTATTAACATGTGCAAATGAGGATGTAGAAGACATCATTTCATCCCTAAAAAATGTATTTGGTGTAATATCTATTAGTCCGGCCTATAGGATAGATAATGATATGGATAGGTTAAAGGAAGTAGCTCTTACAATAATGAAGGAAAAAGAAGAAGAGATAAAAACCTTTAAGGTGGAGAGTAAAAGGGGAAACAAATCCTTCCCTCTTGAATCACCAGAAATCAGTAGAAATATAGGAGGGTATATTTTACATCACACGGAAAATCTAAAGGTAGATGTGCACCAGCCAGATATAAAATTATACATTGAAGTTAGAGAAAATACTTATGTCTATAATGAAATTATTCCGGCGGCAGGAGGCTTGCCTGTAGGATCTAATGGTAAAGCAGCTTTACTGATATCTGGAGGGATAGATAGTCCAGTTGCTGGCTATATGATAGCAAAACGGGGGGTGGAATTAATAGCTGTCCACTACCATAGTTTCCCATTCACCAGTGAAAGAGCCAAAGAAAAAGTAATTGATCTAGCAAGAATACTTACCCAATATTCTGGACCCATTAAATTATTTATTGTACCCTTTACCAAGATACAAACGGAAATTGGCCAAAAATGCAAAGAACGTCAAACCACATTAATTATGAGAAGGTTTATGATGAAGATCGCAGAAGAAATTGCCAGATGTGAAGGTGCTCAGGCACTGATTACTGGGGAAAGCGTAGGTCAAGTAGCTAGCCAAACTTTGGAGAGTTTAAATGTCACGAATTCGGCGGTATCTATGCCAGTATTTAGACCGTTAATTGGTATGGATAAGCAGGAAATTATGGATATTGCCCACAAAATAGATACCTACAATACATCAATATTACCCTATGAAGACTGTTGTACTGTATTTGTACCAAAGCATCCAGAAACAAAGCCAAAACTAGAAAAAATTATATTATCTGAGGAAATTTTAG